From the Candida dubliniensis CD36 chromosome 2, complete sequence genome, the window TTTGATTCAAAAACCTCGGAGAGTGTCAAAGTAGAAGATGCACAGTCAGAACCAACCCATCCATCACGTAAGCTGACACAGCACGACACAGCATACTATAAATCAGATTTATATCgttataatttgaaaagaaaactcAATGATTTACCACCGGTgacagaagaagaatttgataaacttCTTGAAGAAGAGTCAATTGAAAGTTTGTCGGGATCTGATGAGGAAGAAAGTGATGGcgacgaagaagaaggcAAATTACAAAACCTAATACAGAAGTTGGATATGAGAGATGAGAATGAGCACGAAGAGTCAACGGTAAGCCATCTTAATACCAAGTCTCCATTTATACTATTTGGTTCGTCATTGGTTCCACCAGACAAAGCCATTGGTGCCTATAAGGCGGTGTTTTCTTCCTCACAACTCGAAAACCCAACCAAGAgctttcaacaatttctgAGAGCAGGAAAGTCTGCATTATTTATGATTGGTGGTGGTCATTTTGCAGGCGCCATTATTTCACACGCACGCAAAAGCATTCGTGGAAATGCTCCAAATATGAAAGAATCCATTCAGGAACAGGCTGTAGATATTATTCAGTCGAAAACATTTCATAGATacacaacaagaagaaaacaagGTGGCTCTCAAAGTGCAAGTGATAATGCTCGTGGCAAGGCAAACTCTGCCGGTTCCAGTATAAGAAGATACAATGAACAAGCATTAATACAAGAAGTAAGAGAGTTGTTGCATGATTGGAAGAATCATCTCCAGGAATGTTCAGCAATCTACATACGTGCGAATGGTGCGTCGAATAGAAAGATCTTGGTAGGTTATGAGGGCTCTCCAATAGAGAACAACGATCCTAGGTTAAGGGGATTTCCATTCACTACTAGAAGAGCCACAACATCAGAGCTAAAAAGGGCATGGGTAGAGTTGACTCATTTGcatgttgttgatatgccaaaagttgaaaagaaaaaacaaaaagtaGTGACTTCAAGTAAAGTGGTGCAAAAACCTACGAAATCACCAGAAGAATTGGAACATGA encodes:
- a CDS encoding zinc finger-containing protein, whose translation is MSQEDFYIYNLSEKVINSLELLYFDSKTSESVKVEDAQSEPTHPSRKSTQHDTAYYKSDLYRYNLKRKLNDLPPVTEEEFDKLLEEESIESLSGSDEEESDGDEEEGKLQNLIQKLDMRDENEHEESTVSHLNTKSPFILFGSSLVPPDKAIGAYKAVFSSSQLENPTKSFQQFSRAGKSALFMIGGGHFAGAIISHARKSIRGNAPNMKESIQEQAVDIIQSKTFHRYTTRRKQGGSQSASDNARGKANSAGSSIRRYNEQALIQEVRELLHDWKNHLQECSAIYIRANGASNRKILVGYEGSPIENNDPRLRGFPFTTRRATTSELKRAWVELTHLHVVDMPKVEKKKQKVVTSSKVVQKPTKSPEELEHEQLNSELIGLLKKQRAPKLINFVKQNKINVDELKLDYTHTPTLLHYAAANGLGHMVQVLLVNLKASPNVCNSAGRTPAEVADTTARKVFQIVRHKLGEEYCDWNAAKVGPPKSKEEIEQEEKSKNEQLELEKKKLIQEELAKKTELELKKPTFSSSGVLGKHVDDLTGLSEQQKMRLMREQRARAAEARMKRLNPT